The Ostrinia nubilalis chromosome 17, ilOstNubi1.1, whole genome shotgun sequence genome contains a region encoding:
- the LOC135079962 gene encoding farnesyl pyrophosphate synthase-like yields the protein METVVEDIELKRKLKNSNKNINDVSFDENEEKAKFLALFPEIVAAVLNKFASVPDIASRVKKMMEYNSAGGSKARGLMTVRAYQRLESPDKITDETMRLARILGWCVELFQTSLIILDDVSDKSTTRRGALCWFRLPDVGVLAINDSLLMLTIVFDMLKENFGDRSCYPDILYTFNETLRHLCFGQYDPPPKDFIQFTIEQFNRYSIDKRSYYTFKLPIYISLLLANKADKNVFDTVEEIFEEMGLLLSMQNDYIDCFGDEKEEGKAGTDIQEGKCTWLAVQALARGGDAARAQLEACYGRSDAASECRVRTLYEELRLPELYRDEERVMTNRILDRIKALPNDNKLPPMLILEMFQMIQDMRVD from the exons AAACTCCAACAAAAACATCAATGATGTTTCTTTTGATGAAAACGAGGAAAAGGCTAAATTCTTAGCGCTTTTCCCAGAAATTGTAGCTGCCGTGTTGAACAAGTTTGCAAGTGTGCCTGACATCGCTAGTCGAGTAAAAAag ATGATGGAGTACAATTCAGCCGGTGGCAGCAAAGCCCGCGGTCTTATGACGGTGCGCGCCTACCAAAGGTTGGAGAGTCCGGACAAAATCACCGACGAGACCATGAGGTTAGCGCGCATTCTGGGCTGGTGTGTGGAACTG TTTCAGACAAGCTTGATAATCCTGGACGATGTGTCTGACAAATCCACGACTCGGCGAGGTGCCCTCTGCTGGTTCCGTTTACCCGACGTTGGAGTTTTGGCCATCAATGACTCTCTGCTCATGTTAACCATTGTCTTCGATATGTTGAAAGAAAACTTTGGCGACAGAAGCTGTTATCCTGACATCTTATACACGTTCAATGAG ACTCTCAGACATTTGTGTTTTGGCCAGTATGACCCGCCTCCAAAAGATTTCATCCAATTTACAATAGAGCAATTCAACAGGTATTCAATTGACAAGAGAAGTTACTACACATTTAAACTACCGATCTACATTAGCTTATTGTTGGCTAACAAAGCAGACAAGAATGTCTTTGACACCGTGGAAGAAATTTTTGAAGAAATGGGATTACTTTTATCTATGCAG AACGATTACATCGATTGCTTCGGGGATGAAAAAGAAGAAGGTAAGGCAGGTACGGACATCCAGGAGGGCAAGTGCACGTGGCTGGCGGTGCAGGCGCTGGCGCGCGGCGGagacgcggcgcgcgcgcagctcgAGGCGTGCTACGGCCGCTCCGACGCCGCCAGCGAATGCCGCGTGCGCACGCTCTACGAGGAGCTTAGGTTACCGGAGCTCTATCGGGATGAAGAACGCGTTATGACTAACAGAATTCTCGACCGCATTAAAGCGTTACCTAACGACAACAAATTGCCTCCAATGCTGATACTAGAAATGTTCCAAATGATTCAAGATATGCGAGTAGATTAA